From Pempheris klunzingeri isolate RE-2024b chromosome 16, fPemKlu1.hap1, whole genome shotgun sequence, a single genomic window includes:
- the LOC139215551 gene encoding apolipoprotein A-IV-like, with product MKVLVVLALALFSVCNANILWQEPPKSSLDMVKDAFWDYVAKATLTAEDSLKQIRESEMGQEVNTRISQSADTVNQYVVALRTQAAPLTQDFMTKFTQEAEQLKARLEKDLTAVSANLQPYAEKMVAQLQTQVEELKKEAGPYAEAMDPEALKAVLLQKSQELKGQLDKSVSELQAQMVPYTEEMKDKLEQSLDEFQRSMTPLAQSFEAQLTQKTQEIQQKLTPYGEELKSKLDASAQDLQAQLTALWESFTKKTQ from the exons ATGAAGGTACTTGTGGTTCTCGCGCTTGCTCTTTTCTCTG TTTGCAATGCCAACATCCTGTGGCAGGAGCCGCCCAAGAGCAGTCTGGATATGGTGAAGGATGCTTTCTGGGACTACGTAGCTAAAGCAACGCTCACTGCTGAGGACTCCCTGAAGCAGATCAGAGAGTCTGAGATGGGACAGGAAGTGAA TACCAGGATCTCTCAGAGTGCTGACACAGTCAACCAGTACGTCGTTGCTCTCCGCACTCAGGCGGCTCCTCTGACCCAGGACTTCATGACCAAGTTTACCCAGGAGGCCGAGCAGCTGAAGGCTCGCCTGGAGAAGGATCTGACCGCCGTGAGCGCCAACCTGCAGCCCTACGCCGAGAAGATGGTGGCTCAGCTCCAGACccaggtggaggagctgaagaaggaggCCGGCCCCTACGCCGAGGCCATGGACCCCGAGGCGCTGAAGGCCGTCCTGCTGCAGAAGAGCCAGGAGCTGAAGGGGCAGCTGGATAAGAGCGTGAGCGAGCTGCAGGCCCAGATGGTTCCCTACACCGAGGAGATGAAGGACAAGCTCGAGCAGAGCCTGGATGAGTTTCAGAGGAGCATGACCCCACTGGCCCAGAGCTTTGAGGCCCAGCTGACCCAGAAAACCCAGGAGATCCAGCAGAAGCTGACTCCATACGGAGAGGAGCTGAAGTCCAAGCTGGACGCCAGCGCTCAGGACCTGCAGGCTCAGCTGACGGCTCTGTGGGAGTCTTTCACCAAGAAGACCCAGTAA
- the LOC139215699 gene encoding apolipoprotein A-IV-like isoform X1, whose protein sequence is MKVLVVLALAVFTAGCNANIVWQNQPKRQVDMVKDAFWDYVARATMTAEDSLKQIRQSQLGQDVNSFISESTDAVNKLSDALRTQVAPLTQDLMSKVSQEAEQLKARLEKDLTAVSANLQPYAEKMVAQLQTQVEELKKEAGPYAEAMDPEALKAVLLQKSQELKGQLDKSVSELQAQMVPYTEEMKDKIEQSLDEFQRSMTPLAQSFEAQLTQKTQEIQQKLTPYGEELKSKLDASAQDLQAQLTALWESFTKQTQ, encoded by the exons ATGAAGGTCCTCGTGGTGCTCGCCCTCGCTGTGTTCACAG CAGGTTGCAATGCCAACATCGTGTGGCAAAACCAGCCCAAGCGCCAGGTCGACATGGTGAAAGATGCTTTCTGGGACTATGTTGCCAGGGCAACCATGACCGCTGAGGACTCCCTGAAGCAGATCAGACAGTCCCAGCTGGGTCAGGACGTCAA cagcttcatctCCGAGAGCACCGACGCCGTCAACAAGCTCTCCGACGCGCTCCGCACTCAGGTGGCTCCTCTGACCCAGGACCTCATGTCTAAGGTTTCCCAGGAGGCCGAGCAGCTGAAGGCTCGCCTGGAGAAGGATCTGACCGCCGTGAGCGCCAACCTGCAGCCCTACGCCGAGAAGATGGTGGCTCAGCTCCAGACccaggtggaggagctgaagaaggaggCCGGCCCCTACGCCGAGGCCATGGACCCCGAGGCGCTGAAGGCCGTCCTGCTGCAGAAGAGCCAGGAGCTGAAGGGGCAGCTGGATAAGAGCGTGAGCGAGCTGCAGGCCCAGATGGTTCCCTACACCGAGGAGATGAAGGACAAGATCGAGCAGAGCCTGGATGAGTTTCAGAGGAGCATGACCCCACTGGCCCAGAGCTTTGAGGCCCAGCTGACCCAGAAAACCCAGGAGATCCAGCAGAAGCTGACTCCATACGGAGAGGAGCTGAAGTCCAAGCTGGACGCCAGCGCTCAGGACCTGCAGGCTCAGCTGACGGCTCTGTGGGAGTCTTTCACCAAGCAGACCCAGTAA
- the LOC139215699 gene encoding apolipoprotein A-IV-like isoform X2, with the protein MKVLVVLALAVFTGCNANIVWQNQPKRQVDMVKDAFWDYVARATMTAEDSLKQIRQSQLGQDVNSFISESTDAVNKLSDALRTQVAPLTQDLMSKVSQEAEQLKARLEKDLTAVSANLQPYAEKMVAQLQTQVEELKKEAGPYAEAMDPEALKAVLLQKSQELKGQLDKSVSELQAQMVPYTEEMKDKIEQSLDEFQRSMTPLAQSFEAQLTQKTQEIQQKLTPYGEELKSKLDASAQDLQAQLTALWESFTKQTQ; encoded by the exons ATGAAGGTCCTCGTGGTGCTCGCCCTCGCTGTGTTCACAG GTTGCAATGCCAACATCGTGTGGCAAAACCAGCCCAAGCGCCAGGTCGACATGGTGAAAGATGCTTTCTGGGACTATGTTGCCAGGGCAACCATGACCGCTGAGGACTCCCTGAAGCAGATCAGACAGTCCCAGCTGGGTCAGGACGTCAA cagcttcatctCCGAGAGCACCGACGCCGTCAACAAGCTCTCCGACGCGCTCCGCACTCAGGTGGCTCCTCTGACCCAGGACCTCATGTCTAAGGTTTCCCAGGAGGCCGAGCAGCTGAAGGCTCGCCTGGAGAAGGATCTGACCGCCGTGAGCGCCAACCTGCAGCCCTACGCCGAGAAGATGGTGGCTCAGCTCCAGACccaggtggaggagctgaagaaggaggCCGGCCCCTACGCCGAGGCCATGGACCCCGAGGCGCTGAAGGCCGTCCTGCTGCAGAAGAGCCAGGAGCTGAAGGGGCAGCTGGATAAGAGCGTGAGCGAGCTGCAGGCCCAGATGGTTCCCTACACCGAGGAGATGAAGGACAAGATCGAGCAGAGCCTGGATGAGTTTCAGAGGAGCATGACCCCACTGGCCCAGAGCTTTGAGGCCCAGCTGACCCAGAAAACCCAGGAGATCCAGCAGAAGCTGACTCCATACGGAGAGGAGCTGAAGTCCAAGCTGGACGCCAGCGCTCAGGACCTGCAGGCTCAGCTGACGGCTCTGTGGGAGTCTTTCACCAAGCAGACCCAGTAA